The following coding sequences lie in one Desulfatiglans anilini DSM 4660 genomic window:
- the def gene encoding peptide deformylase, translating into MEQKEGILEILTYPDPILKTVAEPVEAIDGEVQDLIDHMIETMHAAPGIGLAANQVGELRRVIVFERHPGTDEKNPFALINPVIASGEGRIVWSEACLSVPDYTADVNRTAHVLVRGIDRLGKAQEIEADDLLAVCLQHEIDHLDGVLYIDHISSLKRSMYKRRLQKRLKNP; encoded by the coding sequence ATGGAACAGAAAGAAGGCATACTGGAGATCCTCACCTACCCCGATCCGATCCTGAAGACGGTGGCCGAGCCGGTGGAGGCCATCGACGGCGAGGTGCAGGACCTGATCGACCATATGATCGAGACGATGCATGCCGCACCGGGCATCGGTCTGGCAGCCAATCAGGTAGGCGAACTGAGGCGGGTCATCGTTTTCGAGCGGCATCCAGGAACGGACGAGAAGAACCCCTTCGCTCTGATCAACCCGGTCATCGCCTCTGGTGAAGGGCGTATCGTGTGGTCCGAGGCCTGTCTGAGCGTGCCGGACTACACGGCCGACGTCAACCGGACGGCCCACGTGCTGGTGCGGGGCATCGACCGCCTTGGAAAAGCGCAGGAGATCGAGGCCGATGATCTGCTGGCGGTCTGTCTCCAACACGAGATCGATCACCTGGACGGGGTCCTCTACATCGATCACATCAGCAGCTTGAAGCGCAGCATGTACAAGCGCAGGCTGCAAAAGCGGCTCAAGAATCCGTGA
- the fmt gene encoding methionyl-tRNA formyltransferase, whose product MRNSDRRILGPLPENARIVFMGTPEFAVSGLEACLEEGHRVAAVVTQPDRRKGRGRSVVFSAVKEAALSAGIEVLQPEKVADEAFLERMRTLDPDLLIVIAFGQVLKRPLLELPRCGAVNIHASLLPRYRGAAPIQWAILDREKETGLTAMLMEEGLDSGPVLLQSRVAIGEDETFGGLHDRLAQLSGPFLAEVLRRIQAGTLEAVPQDEDRMTYAPKITKEHAAIRWEESAAAVSARIRAMDPSPGAFTLFKDLRLKLFEPRVLREEAEEAPRPGRVLGYAEGRLLIEAGEGVLAVGALQMPGKRRMPAEDFLRGFPIPQGAVLDSPL is encoded by the coding sequence ATGCGAAATTCCGACAGGCGGATCCTCGGTCCTCTGCCCGAAAACGCGCGCATCGTTTTTATGGGGACGCCCGAGTTCGCGGTGTCCGGGCTCGAGGCCTGCCTGGAGGAGGGGCATCGGGTGGCGGCCGTTGTAACCCAGCCTGACCGGCGCAAGGGGCGCGGGCGGAGTGTGGTGTTTTCCGCGGTGAAGGAGGCGGCGCTCTCGGCCGGCATCGAGGTCCTCCAGCCGGAGAAGGTCGCCGATGAGGCGTTTCTCGAACGGATGCGTACCCTGGATCCGGATCTGCTGATCGTCATCGCCTTCGGGCAGGTGCTGAAACGCCCGCTTCTCGAACTGCCGCGCTGCGGGGCCGTCAACATCCACGCCTCGCTCCTTCCCCGCTACCGGGGGGCCGCGCCTATCCAGTGGGCGATCCTCGACCGCGAGAAGGAGACCGGCCTGACGGCGATGCTCATGGAAGAGGGGCTCGACAGCGGCCCGGTCCTGCTGCAGAGCCGGGTCGCCATCGGTGAGGACGAGACCTTCGGGGGCCTTCACGACCGGCTGGCGCAGCTCTCTGGCCCCTTTCTCGCCGAGGTGCTCCGGCGGATTCAGGCCGGCACGCTGGAGGCGGTGCCGCAGGACGAAGACCGGATGACCTATGCCCCGAAGATCACCAAGGAGCATGCCGCCATCCGCTGGGAGGAGTCCGCCGCGGCGGTCTCGGCGCGCATCCGCGCCATGGACCCGTCTCCCGGGGCTTTCACCCTGTTCAAAGACCTGAGGCTCAAGCTCTTCGAACCGCGTGTCCTTCGGGAAGAAGCGGAAGAGGCCCCGCGCCCCGGGCGCGTCCTGGGCTATGCGGAAGGCCGCCTGTTGATCGAGGCGGGCGAAGGGGTCCTGGCGGTCGGCGCCCTGCAGATGCCGGGCAAACGCCGTATGCCGGCGGAGGATTTCCTGCGGGGCTTCCCGATTCCCCAAGGGGCGGTTTTGGATTCGCCGCTATGA